From a single Pseudopipra pipra isolate bDixPip1 chromosome 15, bDixPip1.hap1, whole genome shotgun sequence genomic region:
- the LOC135422603 gene encoding ovomucoid-like has product MTAAGVFVLLSFALCCIPDAAFGIEVDCSTYPNTTNEEGKEVLVCSEAVSPICGSDGVTYGNECLLCTYNIEYGTNVSKDHDGECKEVVPVDCSRYPNTTSEEGKVALLCNKDLNPICGTDWVTYDNECLLCARNLEAGTSVGKKNDGECKKEIVAVDCSDYPKPVCSPDYMPLCGSDNTTYNNKCNFCNAVVDSNGTITLSHFGKC; this is encoded by the exons ATGACTGCAGCGGGTGTTTTCGTGCTCCTCTCCTTCGCGCTTTGCTGCATCCCAG ATGCTGCCTTTGGGATTGAG GTGGACTGCAGCACGTATCCCAACACTACAAATGAGGAAGGCAAAGAGGTGTTGGTGTGCAGCGAGGCCGTCAGCCCCATCTGCGGTTCTGATGGAGTCACCTACGGCAACGAGTGCTTGCTCTGTACCTACAACAT AGAATATGGAACCAATGTCAGCAAAGACCACGATGGAGAATGCAAGGAAGTTGTCCCT GTGGACTGCAGTAGGTACCCCAACACAACAAGTGAGGAAGGCAAAGTGGCGCTGCTCTGCAACAAAGACCTCAACCCCATCTGTGGTACCGACTGGGTCACCTACGACAACGAGTGCCTGCTGTGTGCCCGTAACCT aGAGGCTGGAACCAGTGTTGGCAAGAAGAATGACGGTGAATGTAAGAAGGAAATTGTCGCA gttGACTGCAGTGACTACCCTAAACCTGTCTGCTCACCTGACTACATGCCTCTCTGTGGCTCGGACAACACAACATACAACAATAAGTGTAACTTCTGCAACGCAGTCGT AGACAGCAATGGGACTATCACTTTAAGCCATTTTGGAAAATGCTGA
- the LOC135422316 gene encoding ovomucoid-like gives MKVTSVLLLITLALCCISATGAVQFAAQYCNNQLAARNFCTMEYMPHCGSNGVTYGNKCLFCNAYARSRRTLELRSMSAC, from the exons ATGAAGGTGACAAGTGTGTTGCTGCTGATCACTCTGGCCCTTTGCTGCATCTCAG ctacTGGTGCAGTGCAG TTTGCAGCCCAGTACTGCAATAACCAGCTGGCAGCCAGAAACTTCTGCACCATGGAGTACATGCCACACTGCGGGTCTAACGGTGTCACATACGGCAACAAATGCTTATTCTGCAATGCATACGC gagaaGCCGTCGGACTCTTGAACTGAGGTCTATGAGTGCCTGTTGA